Part of the Parus major isolate Abel linkage group LGE22, Parus_major1.1, whole genome shotgun sequence genome, CTGAAACATGTTGGGTGTGAAATCTTTCCTTTGTGTGTTCCAGGAGATCTGAGTGTCCGAGGGTTAACAGGACCAGACGAAAGAAGGGAAAACCAGCGGGAGAGGAAGGACAACGCTGGCCCCATAATAAGGTGGGTATGAGTTTGGGCTGTAACCCGGGTTTGTCATTTCACAGGACAGGGAATTTGCAAGCGCCCCAGTGGGGCCTGTAGGGACTCATGGCCATGCTCCCAGTCCCATCTTCCCATGAAAGCCCCTGTGGAAGCACCTCTGTGTCCTGTGGCAGGTGGAAAGTGGCACTTTGGTCCCTTTCACAGCAGAACCTGTCATGTGTGACGCTCATGGCTCAGAGTgagctctcctgctcctgctcctgcgTGTGAGCCAAGAGCTGAGCGGGGATCGGAGACGGGAGCAGAGTGAGCAATGAGGCATCGGGTGGCAACCTCCACACCCAGGGTAATGAACACTCTTCAGGCTCCTCGGAGCTCTCCGtgagggaacagcctcagccGAGCTCCGTGTCCTGTGAGGGGGACGTGGAAGAGGGCATCCTGGGGAGATCCCTTGTTCCTGTGGGCTTGGGATTTACCGGCTCTTCCCCAGATCAGAAACCACCCGGGcatggggagagctgggaacaAGAGGTGGGTGGGACCAGCACAGCATCTCCCCAGGAGAGGAGTCAACTTCAGTGCCCCAGGAGAAatgaagggagagaggggagaggtGAGATGCTCCTCTGCATGAGCACTAAAACCATGCCAGAGGTTTCCAGCTCCTCTCTTGGCCCAGGGAGAGGGTGGGCTACACCTTCTCAGACATCCCCCTGGGCAGGGTCTGGGGGGAGTGGAGCTCCACAGACTGGCGCCGCCGGACCTCGCGCTCGGCCCAGTCCGGCTCAGGCTCGCAGCCCTTGAGGATGGCCAAGCGCTCTGAGAAGGTTTTGGCCTGTGGGAACAGGATGTAGTTGTAGAGGAttgaagctgctgcagccccaaTCAGGGGACCCACCCAGAACACCTGGAGAGAAGAGAAGAGTGGGGTGAGCAAAACAAGGCTGGCTttggagggtggggaggaaCTGGGATCACTGAGGGGCATTCCAGGGGCTTGGGTTCCTtcctgggaagaaaacacagtCGGCTCTGCTTTGGCCATTGCTGGGGATCTGAACTCCCTCCCAGTGCCTGGATATTCCCAACCATCCTCTTACACcatttcccctctgctcagACTCTGCGTTAATGCCAGGCCCATTGTGAATGTGCTGAGTGATGTGGCATCATCTGGAGGAGCATTTTCCTACCCACTCACGGATTgctgtgggaggaggaagaggatgaggaggcGGCACCGGCCTGGGCCAGACACCTTGGAACACATCAGCAaccaccacagctctgcctccagccaggctctttacagatgaaaacaataaaataatggaatctcctgagctggaaaggacccacaaggatcctCCAAATCTGGCTTctggccctgctcaggacaACCACCACCAATccaatcccaccctgtgcctgagagcattgccaaaatgctcctggagctctggcaggctCAGAGCCAtggccattccctggggagccaggGAGTGTTCCCAAAGATGTACCTAGATCCAGGAACCAGGAAAGTTCCCCAGGACTGGCAGCTGTTCCACTCTCCATTGGTTTTGTTCCCTGTGTTAAGTCACGTCAACAAACCTCACACCCTGGTCCTGTTGCAATGCTCCCAGTTTGGAGTTTGGGAAAGCCAATTAAGCATCCAGCAgccccacctcctgctcctaatctctccatctctcttccAGCTGGGAACTGGCATGGAAATGCTGGGAATTTGTCTGGCTTGGTGAGTTTTGAGGAATATTGGCAGTTTGGGGGCCTCATCCAACCCAACCCCCAGAGCCAAGTTCTCACCCAGTGGTCGCTGAAGTCTCCGACGACGACAGCGGGAGCGAAGGACCTGGCGGGATTCATGGAGCAGCCGGTGTAACGGATCTGCCAGGAACACCACGGCCGGTGTCAGCATTAAGCCCTTTTACCACATTTTTAAGAATGTTGGGGTGTCATTAGGGTGATTcattccctgagctgctgcttcaccCTCCAGCACTCCTGTTCCAGGAAAAGGAATTCCAGGAGCCGCCACCATCTGAGTCAACACCGTGAGGTGTCTGAGCTCGTGTGTCCCGAGCGTGgtgttgctgtgctgcagcccaagGACTGCAGGGATGAGCTCCCAGTCCTGCAGAAaattccctctcctgcctctgaaGACAAGAGAGGAGCAGTCCCATGGACACAGGGGCTCATGGAGCCTTGAGGATGGAAGGTGTGGTGTGACCAACAGCGTTTTTCTGTGTGCACTGGGTGTGGGGGCTGCTTTGGACTGTCACCCAGCTGGGATTTCCTTGGAAACCCATCCCAAACACTTCCCAGGCTCATCATGCTCTTGAGAGCCCCAGCTGCCAACACATTTGCTCCAGGAGAGATCCCACAGATGTCTGGAACTCCATATAGGACTCAAGGAGAGGCAGAGTCCAGAAAATCAAGTTAATACCAAATAAAAGCTGAGTTCAAGCCACATCTCTCCCACAGCTTCAgtgggatttttccctttctctgctggaaaaccATGGGTTACAAATTCCCCATCAAGCCTGGAGATGCAGCCAAACCAACTCTGggcataaacaaaaaaataaccccaaaagTGCAAGTTTTGGCCCATCCACTCACCCCAAGAAGGTGGCCCACGGCCACGGAGAGGCCAATGGAGAGGGCAGGGGAGCCCAGGTTGTCCTCACGCCGCTCGTCTGTGGAAGCAAAGACGCACAGGACCAGCTGGAAGGTGAGGAACAGCTCCACTGTCACCGCCTGCCCTGTCGTGGTCTCATTGTGCAGCTGGAACAGGAGGAAAGATATGTTCCAGGGCCAAGTTCCATGAGTGGATGGGAAATATGGAGGACAAATCCAAAATTAGGGGGAGCCAAAGGAGACAGGGGAGATTTTTGgcaccacaaagaaaaaaaaaattccaggtaGAAGAAGTCACTCAATGGGAAATGCTTGATTGACGTCTCAGGAAATTTTATTGgcatttttttggtatttttccatttgtttctcttttcctcataCTCAAAATGCCTTTTGGAAAAGTTTACAAGTTGCATTTTGAAgacattgaaaataaatattttggcatgaaaaaagaaaatattccctttccACTTCTTTGACTCAGAGAATTTATCAGGTCTGATCTGGAACTGTTCCTGGTTGCACCCCCTCTCCTCCAACTCAGTCCCTTcttcccctgtgtccccccaaATCTAATCCCATCGTTTGGGGATCCCAGGAAGGTCCTGGCTGCCCTCCTGTCTGAGCTCCAGAGTCAGATCTTTCTCATTCTCCTCCCCAGTATTCCCCTCCCATTTTATAGGGACAATCTGTGCAGGTAGCCATGTGATGAACAGcccacaggggaaaaaaaaaccttctccaAATCCCCAGTTCCCACTTTTAGGTGGTTTAATCTGAAAACCAACAAAGCTGGAGCAGTCTGAGCCTCTTTTAAACCTCCTGCTTTTATTACCCTTGGTCATTACCAGCCTAAATCCCTTTGTTCAGATTAAACCACAATCCCTCTTTTTAACCCTCTTAATCACTCTGGCAGTGCAGCtgagtgctggcagtgcctccCTGCTGTGGGAAAGGCGGTTTCCATCTGCTGCTTCCCaacccagct contains:
- the LOC107215646 gene encoding aquaporin-2, which gives rise to MMWELRSIAFTRAVLAEFLATLVFVLFGLGSALNWPSAPAPSTLQIALAFGLAIGTLVQSLGHVSGAHINPAVTLGCLLGSQLSLLRALFYVVAQLLGGVVGAAILHEITPASSRQGLALNKLHNETTTGQAVTVELFLTFQLVLCVFASTDERREDNLGSPALSIGLSVAVGHLLGIRYTGCSMNPARSFAPAVVVGDFSDHWVFWVGPLIGAAAASILYNYILFPQAKTFSERLAILKGCEPEPDWAEREVRRRQSVELHSPQTLPRGMSEKV